TTGTGACTCTTGTTTTTGTATCCAGAAACAAAAAGGATGCAGGAGATTTCGCAGCGCAACGTCTACAGGATCttacaagagaaagagatgcTGAGCAAGAAACTGGAGGATAGGATGAAGGATCTGGATACTTGGTCCAAAGAATTGGACAAGAAGCAAGCGTTAACTGAACTGGAGAGACAAAAGcttgaggaagagaagaagaaggtaaTAGATAGTTAGTCATTAATAGTATACTTATGTTTTCCAGGGTACtgatgatctttttttttgttttgtcttgttGCGATAGAACGATGCGGTGAACTCCTCTCTCCAGTTAGCTTCACTGGAGCAGAAAAGGACGGATGATCGTGTACTGACACTTGTGGAAGAACACAAGGTATGTTTTCAGTAACTGGCTCAAACTAGATTGCCTCAGTTTGTGTTTTGAAGATTTTGAAAACTACTCTTTTTTCTGaattcagaggaaaaaagacgAGGCATTGAACAAGATCCGTCAGCTAGAGGAGGAGTTGAACAACAAGCAGAAACTTCAGATGGAGATTCAAGAGCTGAAAGGAAAGCTGAAAGTCATGAAGCATagggaagatgaagatgatgaggacGTTAAGAAGGAAATGAAAAAGATGAATGAGGAGCTAGAGGAGAAGTGCTCTGAGTTGCAAGATCTGGAGGATACTAACTCGGCCCTCATGATAAAAGAAAGGCAAAGCAACGATGAGATACAAGAAGCACGTCAAGAATTGATTGGGGTATGTACTTTAAATGCTTCCATGTTCTTGGTTGCTAGTTGGAACGGCCATTGGTGAGACCTGAGCTGTGAGTGATTAATTGTTTGCTTGTAAAtctgttttttgttttcagGGGTTGGGTGGATTGTTGAGTGATCGAACCAACATCAGAATAAAGCGGTTGGGAGAACTTGATGAAAAGCCATTCTTGAAAGCATGCAAGAAAAGATTCAAAGGCGAAGAAGCTGAGGTGCAGTACGCCATCCTTTGCTCAAAGTGGCAGGAAACCCTCAAGGATTCAGGATGGTATCCATTCAAACGCGTGGGGACTGAGGACAAAATGAAGGTTTGTTATGTCTCATACTTCCTCGAGACTCCTTCCTAGTGTCTATGTCTAAATTTTATGAATCTTCATCTTCCACTGGTGCAGGAAGTGgtggatgaagaagatgagcAGCTTAAGAGCCTGAGAGAAGAGTGGGGTGAAGAAGTGTTGGAGGCAGTGAAGACAGCACTGGAGGAGCTGAATGAGCATAACCCAAGTGGGAGGTACTCAGTCCCAGCACTCTGGAATtttaaagagaaaagaaaagcaaCACTGAAAGAAGTGATCGAATACATGACGCTGCAGATCAAGAATCTCAAGAATCTCAAACGCAAAAGAAAGGGATAGGTAACTCAAATCTATTGAATTCCTTAAGTTTTTGCAGCAGTGTCTCCTCGTTGATCTTGGGCACATGCAAATAAAGAATCTTAAGATTAACTTGGCAACTGAATCTCTCTCGGTTAAAGACATAAAGTGGAGTCTCTAGTAGCATCATTGCATCAGTTGGGCTTGAATAGAATAATAAATGTAATCAAGTGGTCGTGTTCTTGTGTTGCAGGAAGCAGAGACGCTGGGGGAAGAATGAAAACGTGGTCTTTTTATTAGGAAATTGATAATTTAAGAACCTATGTTGTTTCCAACGATCAATAATGTTCTTACAGTTTCACGGTGACATTTGTCAGTGTTTTAGACTACAGTTTATAAAAGTCCTAGCAGTTAAATCTATTTAATACTTAACATTTtagaaaattgtttttgttttctcttctgAAGTCAATAGCgataaacaaaaaccaaatctAGTTTTAAGACCCATCAACtacttcttttctctttttttttttttttataaaaaaaactaagttttaATCCTTAATTTTGGtttcattatattaatttaaacttgtgtaaaaataattatc
This Brassica napus cultivar Da-Ae chromosome C6, Da-Ae, whole genome shotgun sequence DNA region includes the following protein-coding sequences:
- the LOC106406385 gene encoding factor of DNA methylation 5-like, which codes for MDKSSESESEVSESEIADYSEKPYKQLRDGELKVKLKLDSFKCPFCSGKKKQHYKYKELLAHATGVAKGSAARNCKQKANHLALSKYLKNELAGDAEPPRLQLTVYSSKQNQAVVSDMYVWPWMGIVISPLRGNDDKTLLLDSAYWLKKLARFNPLEVKTIWVEVDSAVAVVPRFSGGMDGFTSVTELEKEYEVKRCGKKDWSYKTGDWRFKTYGWCARGDDYNSQGSIAEYLSTVGKLRSFSDISKEEMQKSSIVVDDLADKIAKKNEDYNQVQHKYNEQIISLQRLIRQKDELDQTYKEETKRMQEISQRNVYRILQEKEMLSKKLEDRMKDLDTWSKELDKKQALTELERQKLEEEKKKNDAVNSSLQLASLEQKRTDDRVLTLVEEHKRKKDEALNKIRQLEEELNNKQKLQMEIQELKGKLKVMKHREDEDDEDVKKEMKKMNEELEEKCSELQDLEDTNSALMIKERQSNDEIQEARQELIGGLGGLLSDRTNIRIKRLGELDEKPFLKACKKRFKGEEAEVQYAILCSKWQETLKDSGWYPFKRVGTEDKMKEVVDEEDEQLKSLREEWGEEVLEAVKTALEELNEHNPSGRYSVPALWNFKEKRKATLKEVIEYMTLQIKNLKNLKRKRKG